The Anolis carolinensis isolate JA03-04 chromosome 2, rAnoCar3.1.pri, whole genome shotgun sequence genome has a window encoding:
- the raf1 gene encoding RAF proto-oncogene serine/threonine-protein kinase isoform X1, translated as MDHIHGAWKALTDGIGLKDSVFNGSSCISPTIVQQFGYQRRASDDGKLSDSSKTSNTIRVFLPNKQRTVVNVRNGMTLHDCLMKALKVRGLQPECCAVFRLLNEHKGKKARLDWNTDAASLIGEELQVDFLDHVPLTTHNFARKTFLKLAYCDICQKFLLNGFRCQTCGYKFHEHCSTKVPTMCVDWSNIRQLLLFPHSNVGESGMPALPPLTTRRMRESVSRIPVNSQHRYSTPHAFTFSPSNPSPECSLSQRQRSTSTPNVHMVSTTMPVDNRIIENNSLNASPRSWCRRFCLRGRDAIRSHSESASPPAISSSPNNTSPTGWSQSKTPVPAQRERASGSNAQEKKIRPRGQRDSSYYWEIEASEVMLSTRVGSGSFGTVYKGKWHGDVAVKILKVVDPTPEQFQAFRNEVAVLRKTRHVNILLFMGYMTKDNLAIVTQWCEGSSLYKHLHVQETKFQMLQRIDIARQTAQGMDYLHAKNIIHRDMKSNNIFLHEDRTVKIGDFGLATVKSRWSGSQQVEQPTGSVLWMAPEVIRMQDSNPFSFQSDVYSYGIVLYELMTGELPYSHINNRDQVRNIHSQSAGDFHLPSCFHIIFMVGRGYASPDLSKLYKNCPKAMKRLVADCVKKVREERPLFPQILSSIELLQHSLPKINRSASEPSLHRATHTQDINACTLTSTKLPIF; from the exons ATGGACCACATTCATGGAGCTTGGAAGGCTCTTACTGATGGAATTGGATTAAAGGATTCTGTCTTCAATGGATCCAGCTGTATTTCACCTACTATTGTCCAGCAGTTCGGCTATCAGCGCAGAGCATCTGATGATGGGAAACTTTCAGATTCCTCCAAGACAAGTAATACCATTCGTGTTTTCTTGCCAAACAAGCAGCGCACAGTG GTGAATGTGCGTAATGGAATGACCCTGCATGATTGCCTTATGAAAGCACTGAAAGTTAGAGGTCTGCAGCCAGAATGCTGTGCTGTTTTTAGATTGCTTAATGAACACAAAGG CAAAAAAGCACGACTGGATTGGAATACAGATGCTGCCTCCTTGATTGGAGAAGAATTGCAAGTAGACTTCCTCGATCATGTTCCACTCACAACACACAACTTT GCACGAAAGACATTTCTAAAGCTTGCATACTGTGACATCTGTCAGAAGTTCTTGCTAAATGGATTCCGGTGTCAAACATGCGGTTATAAATTCCACGAACACTGCAGCACAAAAGTACCGACAATGTGTGTGGACTGGAGCAACATTCGGCAACTgtt ATTATTCCCACACTCAAATGTTGGTGAGAGTGGTATGCCGGCCCTACCTCCTTTGACGACACGGCGAATGCGAGAATCTGTGTCCCGAATACCTGTTAA tTCTCAGCACAGATATTCTACACCTCATGCCTTCACATTCAGCCCATCAAATCCTTCTCCTGAATGCTCCCTTTCTCAGAGACAGAGATCCACATCGACCCCAAATGTCCACATGGTCAGCACTACTATGCCTGTGGATAATCGGATAATTGAG aataacAGCCTGAATGCTTCTCCCAGGTCCTGGTGCAGACGGTTCTGTTTAAGGGGAAGA GATGCCATACGTAGTCACAGTGAATCTG CATCACCACCAGCAATATCTAGTAGCCCCAACAATACAAGTCCAACAGGGTGGTCTCAGTCTAAAACACCAGTTCCTGCTCAAAGAGAGAGAGCCTCAGGATCTAATGCACAAGAGAAAAAAATT AGACCTCGTGGGCAGAGGGATTCAAGTTATTATTGGGAAATAGAAGCGAGTGAAGTTATGCTTTCTACCAGGGTAGGATCAGGTTCTTTTGGAACAGTTTACAAGGGCAAGTGGCATG GAGATGTAGCTGTAAAGATCTTGAAGGTTGTAGATCCAACTCCAGAACAATTTCAGGCCTTCCGAAATGAAGTGGCTGTTTTAAG GAAAACCCGGCACGTTAATATTTTGCTCTTCATGGGTTATATGACGAAAGATAATCTGGCTATAGTCACACAGTGGTGTGAAGGAAGTAGTCTATATAAACATCTGCATGTCCAGGAGACCAAGTTTCAAATGTTGCAACGTATTGATATCGCAAGACAGACAGCACAAGGAATGGA CTACTTGCATGCGAAGAATATAATACACAGAGACATGAAATCAAATA ATATATTTCTTCATGAAGACCGCACAGTGAAGATAGGGGATTTTGGTTTAGCAACAGTCAAATCCAGATGGAGTGGTTCACAGCAGGTGGAACAGCCTACCGGATCTGTTCTTTGGATG gcACCAGAAGTTATCCGAATGCAGGACAGCAATCCATTCAGTTTCCAATCAGATGTCTACTCTTATGGAATTGTGCTGTATGAATTGATGACAGGAGAGCTACCCTATTCCCATATTAACAATAGAGACCAGGTGAGAAAT ATCCATTCCCAGTCTGCAGGAGACTTCCATCTGCCAAGCTGCTTCCAT ATTATTTTCATGGTTGGCCGTGGTTACGCATCACCAGATCTCAGTAAACTATACAAGAACTGTCCCAAAGCTATGAAGAGACTGGTTGCAGATTGTGTGAAGAAAGTTAGAGAAGAAAGGCCTCTTTTTCCACAG atattgtcTTCCATTGAATTGCTGCAACATTCTTTACCCAAAATCAACCGAAGTGCTTCTGAACCTTCTCTGCACCGTGCAACCCACACACAAGACATCAATGCATGCACATTGACATCCACCAAGCTGCCTATTTTTTAG
- the raf1 gene encoding RAF proto-oncogene serine/threonine-protein kinase isoform X3, translated as MDHIHGAWKALTDGIGLKDSVFNGSSCISPTIVQQFGYQRRASDDGKLSDSSKTSNTIRVFLPNKQRTVVNVRNGMTLHDCLMKALKVRGLQPECCAVFRLLNEHKGKKARLDWNTDAASLIGEELQVDFLDHVPLTTHNFARKTFLKLAYCDICQKFLLNGFRCQTCGYKFHEHCSTKVPTMCVDWSNIRQLLLFPHSNVGESGMPALPPLTTRRMRESVSRIPVNSQHRYSTPHAFTFSPSNPSPECSLSQRQRSTSTPNVHMVSTTMPVDNRIIENNSLNASPRSWCRRFCLRGRDAIRSHSESASPPAISSSPNNTSPTGWSQSKTPVPAQRERASGSNAQEKKIRPRGQRDSSYYWEIEASEVMLSTRVGSGSFGTVYKGKWHGDVAVKILKVVDPTPEQFQAFRNEVAVLRKTRHVNILLFMGYMTKDNLAIVTQWCEGSSLYKHLHVQETKFQMLQRIDIARQTAQGMDYLHAKNIIHRDMKSNNIFLHEDRTVKIGDFGLATVKSRWSGSQQVEQPTGSVLWMAPEVIRMQDSNPFSFQSDVYSYGIVLYELMTGELPYSHINNRDQVRNIIFMVGRGYASPDLSKLYKNCPKAMKRLVADCVKKVREERPLFPQILSSIELLQHSLPKINRSASEPSLHRATHTQDINACTLTSTKLPIF; from the exons ATGGACCACATTCATGGAGCTTGGAAGGCTCTTACTGATGGAATTGGATTAAAGGATTCTGTCTTCAATGGATCCAGCTGTATTTCACCTACTATTGTCCAGCAGTTCGGCTATCAGCGCAGAGCATCTGATGATGGGAAACTTTCAGATTCCTCCAAGACAAGTAATACCATTCGTGTTTTCTTGCCAAACAAGCAGCGCACAGTG GTGAATGTGCGTAATGGAATGACCCTGCATGATTGCCTTATGAAAGCACTGAAAGTTAGAGGTCTGCAGCCAGAATGCTGTGCTGTTTTTAGATTGCTTAATGAACACAAAGG CAAAAAAGCACGACTGGATTGGAATACAGATGCTGCCTCCTTGATTGGAGAAGAATTGCAAGTAGACTTCCTCGATCATGTTCCACTCACAACACACAACTTT GCACGAAAGACATTTCTAAAGCTTGCATACTGTGACATCTGTCAGAAGTTCTTGCTAAATGGATTCCGGTGTCAAACATGCGGTTATAAATTCCACGAACACTGCAGCACAAAAGTACCGACAATGTGTGTGGACTGGAGCAACATTCGGCAACTgtt ATTATTCCCACACTCAAATGTTGGTGAGAGTGGTATGCCGGCCCTACCTCCTTTGACGACACGGCGAATGCGAGAATCTGTGTCCCGAATACCTGTTAA tTCTCAGCACAGATATTCTACACCTCATGCCTTCACATTCAGCCCATCAAATCCTTCTCCTGAATGCTCCCTTTCTCAGAGACAGAGATCCACATCGACCCCAAATGTCCACATGGTCAGCACTACTATGCCTGTGGATAATCGGATAATTGAG aataacAGCCTGAATGCTTCTCCCAGGTCCTGGTGCAGACGGTTCTGTTTAAGGGGAAGA GATGCCATACGTAGTCACAGTGAATCTG CATCACCACCAGCAATATCTAGTAGCCCCAACAATACAAGTCCAACAGGGTGGTCTCAGTCTAAAACACCAGTTCCTGCTCAAAGAGAGAGAGCCTCAGGATCTAATGCACAAGAGAAAAAAATT AGACCTCGTGGGCAGAGGGATTCAAGTTATTATTGGGAAATAGAAGCGAGTGAAGTTATGCTTTCTACCAGGGTAGGATCAGGTTCTTTTGGAACAGTTTACAAGGGCAAGTGGCATG GAGATGTAGCTGTAAAGATCTTGAAGGTTGTAGATCCAACTCCAGAACAATTTCAGGCCTTCCGAAATGAAGTGGCTGTTTTAAG GAAAACCCGGCACGTTAATATTTTGCTCTTCATGGGTTATATGACGAAAGATAATCTGGCTATAGTCACACAGTGGTGTGAAGGAAGTAGTCTATATAAACATCTGCATGTCCAGGAGACCAAGTTTCAAATGTTGCAACGTATTGATATCGCAAGACAGACAGCACAAGGAATGGA CTACTTGCATGCGAAGAATATAATACACAGAGACATGAAATCAAATA ATATATTTCTTCATGAAGACCGCACAGTGAAGATAGGGGATTTTGGTTTAGCAACAGTCAAATCCAGATGGAGTGGTTCACAGCAGGTGGAACAGCCTACCGGATCTGTTCTTTGGATG gcACCAGAAGTTATCCGAATGCAGGACAGCAATCCATTCAGTTTCCAATCAGATGTCTACTCTTATGGAATTGTGCTGTATGAATTGATGACAGGAGAGCTACCCTATTCCCATATTAACAATAGAGACCAGGTGAGAAAT ATTATTTTCATGGTTGGCCGTGGTTACGCATCACCAGATCTCAGTAAACTATACAAGAACTGTCCCAAAGCTATGAAGAGACTGGTTGCAGATTGTGTGAAGAAAGTTAGAGAAGAAAGGCCTCTTTTTCCACAG atattgtcTTCCATTGAATTGCTGCAACATTCTTTACCCAAAATCAACCGAAGTGCTTCTGAACCTTCTCTGCACCGTGCAACCCACACACAAGACATCAATGCATGCACATTGACATCCACCAAGCTGCCTATTTTTTAG
- the raf1 gene encoding RAF proto-oncogene serine/threonine-protein kinase isoform X2: MDHIHGAWKALTDGIGLKDSVFNGSSCISPTIVQQFGYQRRASDDGKLSDSSKTSNTIRVFLPNKQRTVVNVRNGMTLHDCLMKALKVRGLQPECCAVFRLLNEHKGKKARLDWNTDAASLIGEELQVDFLDHVPLTTHNFARKTFLKLAYCDICQKFLLNGFRCQTCGYKFHEHCSTKVPTMCVDWSNIRQLLLFPHSNVGESGMPALPPLTTRRMRESVSRIPVNSQHRYSTPHAFTFSPSNPSPECSLSQRQRSTSTPNVHMVSTTMPVDNRIIENNSLNASPRSWCRRFCLRGRDAIRSHSESASPPAISSSPNNTSPTGWSQSKTPVPAQRERASGSNAQEKKIRPRGQRDSSYYWEIEASEVMLSTRVGSGSFGTVYKGKWHGDVAVKILKVVDPTPEQFQAFRNEVAVLRKTRHVNILLFMGYMTKDNLAIVTQWCEGSSLYKHLHVQETKFQMLQRIDIARQTAQGMDYLHAKNIIHRDMKSNNIFLHEDRTVKIGDFGLATVKSRWSGSQQVEQPTGSVLWMAPEVIRMQDSNPFSFQSDVYSYGIVLYELMTGELPYSHINNRDQIHSQSAGDFHLPSCFHIIFMVGRGYASPDLSKLYKNCPKAMKRLVADCVKKVREERPLFPQILSSIELLQHSLPKINRSASEPSLHRATHTQDINACTLTSTKLPIF; encoded by the exons ATGGACCACATTCATGGAGCTTGGAAGGCTCTTACTGATGGAATTGGATTAAAGGATTCTGTCTTCAATGGATCCAGCTGTATTTCACCTACTATTGTCCAGCAGTTCGGCTATCAGCGCAGAGCATCTGATGATGGGAAACTTTCAGATTCCTCCAAGACAAGTAATACCATTCGTGTTTTCTTGCCAAACAAGCAGCGCACAGTG GTGAATGTGCGTAATGGAATGACCCTGCATGATTGCCTTATGAAAGCACTGAAAGTTAGAGGTCTGCAGCCAGAATGCTGTGCTGTTTTTAGATTGCTTAATGAACACAAAGG CAAAAAAGCACGACTGGATTGGAATACAGATGCTGCCTCCTTGATTGGAGAAGAATTGCAAGTAGACTTCCTCGATCATGTTCCACTCACAACACACAACTTT GCACGAAAGACATTTCTAAAGCTTGCATACTGTGACATCTGTCAGAAGTTCTTGCTAAATGGATTCCGGTGTCAAACATGCGGTTATAAATTCCACGAACACTGCAGCACAAAAGTACCGACAATGTGTGTGGACTGGAGCAACATTCGGCAACTgtt ATTATTCCCACACTCAAATGTTGGTGAGAGTGGTATGCCGGCCCTACCTCCTTTGACGACACGGCGAATGCGAGAATCTGTGTCCCGAATACCTGTTAA tTCTCAGCACAGATATTCTACACCTCATGCCTTCACATTCAGCCCATCAAATCCTTCTCCTGAATGCTCCCTTTCTCAGAGACAGAGATCCACATCGACCCCAAATGTCCACATGGTCAGCACTACTATGCCTGTGGATAATCGGATAATTGAG aataacAGCCTGAATGCTTCTCCCAGGTCCTGGTGCAGACGGTTCTGTTTAAGGGGAAGA GATGCCATACGTAGTCACAGTGAATCTG CATCACCACCAGCAATATCTAGTAGCCCCAACAATACAAGTCCAACAGGGTGGTCTCAGTCTAAAACACCAGTTCCTGCTCAAAGAGAGAGAGCCTCAGGATCTAATGCACAAGAGAAAAAAATT AGACCTCGTGGGCAGAGGGATTCAAGTTATTATTGGGAAATAGAAGCGAGTGAAGTTATGCTTTCTACCAGGGTAGGATCAGGTTCTTTTGGAACAGTTTACAAGGGCAAGTGGCATG GAGATGTAGCTGTAAAGATCTTGAAGGTTGTAGATCCAACTCCAGAACAATTTCAGGCCTTCCGAAATGAAGTGGCTGTTTTAAG GAAAACCCGGCACGTTAATATTTTGCTCTTCATGGGTTATATGACGAAAGATAATCTGGCTATAGTCACACAGTGGTGTGAAGGAAGTAGTCTATATAAACATCTGCATGTCCAGGAGACCAAGTTTCAAATGTTGCAACGTATTGATATCGCAAGACAGACAGCACAAGGAATGGA CTACTTGCATGCGAAGAATATAATACACAGAGACATGAAATCAAATA ATATATTTCTTCATGAAGACCGCACAGTGAAGATAGGGGATTTTGGTTTAGCAACAGTCAAATCCAGATGGAGTGGTTCACAGCAGGTGGAACAGCCTACCGGATCTGTTCTTTGGATG gcACCAGAAGTTATCCGAATGCAGGACAGCAATCCATTCAGTTTCCAATCAGATGTCTACTCTTATGGAATTGTGCTGTATGAATTGATGACAGGAGAGCTACCCTATTCCCATATTAACAATAGAGACCAG ATCCATTCCCAGTCTGCAGGAGACTTCCATCTGCCAAGCTGCTTCCAT ATTATTTTCATGGTTGGCCGTGGTTACGCATCACCAGATCTCAGTAAACTATACAAGAACTGTCCCAAAGCTATGAAGAGACTGGTTGCAGATTGTGTGAAGAAAGTTAGAGAAGAAAGGCCTCTTTTTCCACAG atattgtcTTCCATTGAATTGCTGCAACATTCTTTACCCAAAATCAACCGAAGTGCTTCTGAACCTTCTCTGCACCGTGCAACCCACACACAAGACATCAATGCATGCACATTGACATCCACCAAGCTGCCTATTTTTTAG
- the raf1 gene encoding RAF proto-oncogene serine/threonine-protein kinase isoform X4, with translation MDHIHGAWKALTDGIGLKDSVFNGSSCISPTIVQQFGYQRRASDDGKLSDSSKTSNTIRVFLPNKQRTVVNVRNGMTLHDCLMKALKVRGLQPECCAVFRLLNEHKGKKARLDWNTDAASLIGEELQVDFLDHVPLTTHNFARKTFLKLAYCDICQKFLLNGFRCQTCGYKFHEHCSTKVPTMCVDWSNIRQLLLFPHSNVGESGMPALPPLTTRRMRESVSRIPVNSQHRYSTPHAFTFSPSNPSPECSLSQRQRSTSTPNVHMVSTTMPVDNRIIENNSLNASPRSWCRRFCLRGRDAIRSHSESASPPAISSSPNNTSPTGWSQSKTPVPAQRERASGSNAQEKKIRPRGQRDSSYYWEIEASEVMLSTRVGSGSFGTVYKGKWHGDVAVKILKVVDPTPEQFQAFRNEVAVLRKTRHVNILLFMGYMTKDNLAIVTQWCEGSSLYKHLHVQETKFQMLQRIDIARQTAQGMDYLHAKNIIHRDMKSNNIFLHEDRTVKIGDFGLATVKSRWSGSQQVEQPTGSVLWMAPEVIRMQDSNPFSFQSDVYSYGIVLYELMTGELPYSHINNRDQIIFMVGRGYASPDLSKLYKNCPKAMKRLVADCVKKVREERPLFPQILSSIELLQHSLPKINRSASEPSLHRATHTQDINACTLTSTKLPIF, from the exons ATGGACCACATTCATGGAGCTTGGAAGGCTCTTACTGATGGAATTGGATTAAAGGATTCTGTCTTCAATGGATCCAGCTGTATTTCACCTACTATTGTCCAGCAGTTCGGCTATCAGCGCAGAGCATCTGATGATGGGAAACTTTCAGATTCCTCCAAGACAAGTAATACCATTCGTGTTTTCTTGCCAAACAAGCAGCGCACAGTG GTGAATGTGCGTAATGGAATGACCCTGCATGATTGCCTTATGAAAGCACTGAAAGTTAGAGGTCTGCAGCCAGAATGCTGTGCTGTTTTTAGATTGCTTAATGAACACAAAGG CAAAAAAGCACGACTGGATTGGAATACAGATGCTGCCTCCTTGATTGGAGAAGAATTGCAAGTAGACTTCCTCGATCATGTTCCACTCACAACACACAACTTT GCACGAAAGACATTTCTAAAGCTTGCATACTGTGACATCTGTCAGAAGTTCTTGCTAAATGGATTCCGGTGTCAAACATGCGGTTATAAATTCCACGAACACTGCAGCACAAAAGTACCGACAATGTGTGTGGACTGGAGCAACATTCGGCAACTgtt ATTATTCCCACACTCAAATGTTGGTGAGAGTGGTATGCCGGCCCTACCTCCTTTGACGACACGGCGAATGCGAGAATCTGTGTCCCGAATACCTGTTAA tTCTCAGCACAGATATTCTACACCTCATGCCTTCACATTCAGCCCATCAAATCCTTCTCCTGAATGCTCCCTTTCTCAGAGACAGAGATCCACATCGACCCCAAATGTCCACATGGTCAGCACTACTATGCCTGTGGATAATCGGATAATTGAG aataacAGCCTGAATGCTTCTCCCAGGTCCTGGTGCAGACGGTTCTGTTTAAGGGGAAGA GATGCCATACGTAGTCACAGTGAATCTG CATCACCACCAGCAATATCTAGTAGCCCCAACAATACAAGTCCAACAGGGTGGTCTCAGTCTAAAACACCAGTTCCTGCTCAAAGAGAGAGAGCCTCAGGATCTAATGCACAAGAGAAAAAAATT AGACCTCGTGGGCAGAGGGATTCAAGTTATTATTGGGAAATAGAAGCGAGTGAAGTTATGCTTTCTACCAGGGTAGGATCAGGTTCTTTTGGAACAGTTTACAAGGGCAAGTGGCATG GAGATGTAGCTGTAAAGATCTTGAAGGTTGTAGATCCAACTCCAGAACAATTTCAGGCCTTCCGAAATGAAGTGGCTGTTTTAAG GAAAACCCGGCACGTTAATATTTTGCTCTTCATGGGTTATATGACGAAAGATAATCTGGCTATAGTCACACAGTGGTGTGAAGGAAGTAGTCTATATAAACATCTGCATGTCCAGGAGACCAAGTTTCAAATGTTGCAACGTATTGATATCGCAAGACAGACAGCACAAGGAATGGA CTACTTGCATGCGAAGAATATAATACACAGAGACATGAAATCAAATA ATATATTTCTTCATGAAGACCGCACAGTGAAGATAGGGGATTTTGGTTTAGCAACAGTCAAATCCAGATGGAGTGGTTCACAGCAGGTGGAACAGCCTACCGGATCTGTTCTTTGGATG gcACCAGAAGTTATCCGAATGCAGGACAGCAATCCATTCAGTTTCCAATCAGATGTCTACTCTTATGGAATTGTGCTGTATGAATTGATGACAGGAGAGCTACCCTATTCCCATATTAACAATAGAGACCAG ATTATTTTCATGGTTGGCCGTGGTTACGCATCACCAGATCTCAGTAAACTATACAAGAACTGTCCCAAAGCTATGAAGAGACTGGTTGCAGATTGTGTGAAGAAAGTTAGAGAAGAAAGGCCTCTTTTTCCACAG atattgtcTTCCATTGAATTGCTGCAACATTCTTTACCCAAAATCAACCGAAGTGCTTCTGAACCTTCTCTGCACCGTGCAACCCACACACAAGACATCAATGCATGCACATTGACATCCACCAAGCTGCCTATTTTTTAG
- the raf1 gene encoding RAF proto-oncogene serine/threonine-protein kinase isoform X6, which yields MDHIHGAWKALTDGIGLKDSVFNGSSCISPTIVQQFGYQRRASDDGKLSDSSKTSNTIRVFLPNKQRTVVNVRNGMTLHDCLMKALKVRGLQPECCAVFRLLNEHKGKKARLDWNTDAASLIGEELQVDFLDHVPLTTHNFARKTFLKLAYCDICQKFLLNGFRCQTCGYKFHEHCSTKVPTMCVDWSNIRQLLLFPHSNVGESGMPALPPLTTRRMRESVSRIPVNSQHRYSTPHAFTFSPSNPSPECSLSQRQRSTSTPNVHMVSTTMPVDNRIIEDAIRSHSESASPPAISSSPNNTSPTGWSQSKTPVPAQRERASGSNAQEKKIRPRGQRDSSYYWEIEASEVMLSTRVGSGSFGTVYKGKWHGDVAVKILKVVDPTPEQFQAFRNEVAVLRKTRHVNILLFMGYMTKDNLAIVTQWCEGSSLYKHLHVQETKFQMLQRIDIARQTAQGMDYLHAKNIIHRDMKSNNIFLHEDRTVKIGDFGLATVKSRWSGSQQVEQPTGSVLWMAPEVIRMQDSNPFSFQSDVYSYGIVLYELMTGELPYSHINNRDQVRNIIFMVGRGYASPDLSKLYKNCPKAMKRLVADCVKKVREERPLFPQILSSIELLQHSLPKINRSASEPSLHRATHTQDINACTLTSTKLPIF from the exons ATGGACCACATTCATGGAGCTTGGAAGGCTCTTACTGATGGAATTGGATTAAAGGATTCTGTCTTCAATGGATCCAGCTGTATTTCACCTACTATTGTCCAGCAGTTCGGCTATCAGCGCAGAGCATCTGATGATGGGAAACTTTCAGATTCCTCCAAGACAAGTAATACCATTCGTGTTTTCTTGCCAAACAAGCAGCGCACAGTG GTGAATGTGCGTAATGGAATGACCCTGCATGATTGCCTTATGAAAGCACTGAAAGTTAGAGGTCTGCAGCCAGAATGCTGTGCTGTTTTTAGATTGCTTAATGAACACAAAGG CAAAAAAGCACGACTGGATTGGAATACAGATGCTGCCTCCTTGATTGGAGAAGAATTGCAAGTAGACTTCCTCGATCATGTTCCACTCACAACACACAACTTT GCACGAAAGACATTTCTAAAGCTTGCATACTGTGACATCTGTCAGAAGTTCTTGCTAAATGGATTCCGGTGTCAAACATGCGGTTATAAATTCCACGAACACTGCAGCACAAAAGTACCGACAATGTGTGTGGACTGGAGCAACATTCGGCAACTgtt ATTATTCCCACACTCAAATGTTGGTGAGAGTGGTATGCCGGCCCTACCTCCTTTGACGACACGGCGAATGCGAGAATCTGTGTCCCGAATACCTGTTAA tTCTCAGCACAGATATTCTACACCTCATGCCTTCACATTCAGCCCATCAAATCCTTCTCCTGAATGCTCCCTTTCTCAGAGACAGAGATCCACATCGACCCCAAATGTCCACATGGTCAGCACTACTATGCCTGTGGATAATCGGATAATTGAG GATGCCATACGTAGTCACAGTGAATCTG CATCACCACCAGCAATATCTAGTAGCCCCAACAATACAAGTCCAACAGGGTGGTCTCAGTCTAAAACACCAGTTCCTGCTCAAAGAGAGAGAGCCTCAGGATCTAATGCACAAGAGAAAAAAATT AGACCTCGTGGGCAGAGGGATTCAAGTTATTATTGGGAAATAGAAGCGAGTGAAGTTATGCTTTCTACCAGGGTAGGATCAGGTTCTTTTGGAACAGTTTACAAGGGCAAGTGGCATG GAGATGTAGCTGTAAAGATCTTGAAGGTTGTAGATCCAACTCCAGAACAATTTCAGGCCTTCCGAAATGAAGTGGCTGTTTTAAG GAAAACCCGGCACGTTAATATTTTGCTCTTCATGGGTTATATGACGAAAGATAATCTGGCTATAGTCACACAGTGGTGTGAAGGAAGTAGTCTATATAAACATCTGCATGTCCAGGAGACCAAGTTTCAAATGTTGCAACGTATTGATATCGCAAGACAGACAGCACAAGGAATGGA CTACTTGCATGCGAAGAATATAATACACAGAGACATGAAATCAAATA ATATATTTCTTCATGAAGACCGCACAGTGAAGATAGGGGATTTTGGTTTAGCAACAGTCAAATCCAGATGGAGTGGTTCACAGCAGGTGGAACAGCCTACCGGATCTGTTCTTTGGATG gcACCAGAAGTTATCCGAATGCAGGACAGCAATCCATTCAGTTTCCAATCAGATGTCTACTCTTATGGAATTGTGCTGTATGAATTGATGACAGGAGAGCTACCCTATTCCCATATTAACAATAGAGACCAGGTGAGAAAT ATTATTTTCATGGTTGGCCGTGGTTACGCATCACCAGATCTCAGTAAACTATACAAGAACTGTCCCAAAGCTATGAAGAGACTGGTTGCAGATTGTGTGAAGAAAGTTAGAGAAGAAAGGCCTCTTTTTCCACAG atattgtcTTCCATTGAATTGCTGCAACATTCTTTACCCAAAATCAACCGAAGTGCTTCTGAACCTTCTCTGCACCGTGCAACCCACACACAAGACATCAATGCATGCACATTGACATCCACCAAGCTGCCTATTTTTTAG